The DNA region CAGATACAACTGCAtgtcatcaagaagggcaTCTGGATGGTCTTTGTGCCAAGCCAACAGCTTCTAGAATTGCCTGTTAGGAACGATGGTGGAGACAATCAGGCATGGGACTGTTCATCATACCTCGAGGTGGTGCTCCTTGAACTTCTCGGCATTTTTGCTGACATCCTTGTGTTTGGCCAACTGGCCAGTTTGGATATATTCagctcgacgacgacgcacCGTCCGTTCATCCACACCCATCACCCACGCGATCTCATGGTTGGTGAGTTTGGATAtctggaggagcttggtaAGGATGGCTCGATGGTCATCGCTGTTGACAGACACGTCAGCAACTCCAAACGAGAAGTCACGCGGTATCAGAGTTTGTAGGGGCACaggggaagagaaaggaagTCCAGGTAAAGTGCGGTCCTACGAGATTCTTTTGCCAGTCATTGCGATGAAACAACGGGGGATGGGGCTACTGTTTGATGTCTTTTTCAAATGGGTTGCCGATTGAATGTCGTTATGGCCCCAGGCTCAACTCCAGCAAAAAACTGAGTGGGCACCGGTCCTGCACCCCGGGCGTTAAACGGTCTTGGCTCTCTATGCAGATATGTAcagagggttagggttgtgcTCCGACAATCCTCTGGTTTCAACCTTTGGTCCCTTGCAGCTCTCTTGATGAATCCAGGTGGATCATCACAACACACTATCAACCTCGTGTATAAGAAGTAGCAAGGGTACTCGATAGCAGCTGACTACGTAAAGTCTAGCCTCTGTTGTTCCGGcgtggggggttgagttgcCATGAAGACATTCTTTTGTTTCCATCCGACTGATGCTAAATGATGCTCGTAGCCAAGGCCATCCAACGCACTCCATGCATCTTTCATATTTTAGCCACACGTTGCATCGAACAAATCCCAGGCCCGTCTGCGAGCTCGTGGGCTGGCCCCTTGCGACCACTGCTCAGCATTCTGCCGCTATCGTCTGGTCCCCCAGCCCAATCAGCTTCACCCCACCAGCAAGCAGCACTGGCAACCCCCCCTCATTAGTTACGGATTACCTACAAGGTGGCAGGATGGCCGGTGATGTGCATGGACAGTTCCAGCCGCCGGCCTGGTTCCTGAAGCTTGAAGAACACAAGCACCGCCTAACCCCAAGTCCCCATCTTAACACTACCTACCGATAGCTCAGACGAGGTCTCAGCCGCAATCACACCCTTCCTGTCGTACACACTTCCGCGACACTCTATCCCAGGCTCCCAGGCGTTACGAGACGACAGCCTCTTACGACATCGCCGTTGATATCAACAGCCGGATGGGCCCAGGTGGAGACTCATGTACATGCAGACTGAGACAGGCCTGATCCTTTATCATCTCCAAATTCGCTGACCGAGAGACACAACCTCCCATTCGGCTCCTCAACCCGAAACTGAGAACCGGAAAACCCATCCTTGAAGCTTGTCCCCCGATCTCGGGGCATTTGTAAACCGCCCTCACGTGAGGAGACGCTTGGTTGCTCTTTTTGCAGGAAAAGCATCAATCCTGGAACAGGCGCGTCCCCTACAATGGCAGGTGCctcgggctcctcctcctccttcaactcgTCCGCCTTTGGTGGCGttcctccatcctcccatGGCCAGCACTCCAGCCCGCTCTACTCGACCTTCACACCCACTTCCGCTGCCATCTCTGCCCTGACGGCAGAGTCGTCGTTAGCACAGAGTCCACTAGGGTCTCTAGACCTCGGGCCCCCTGGATATCACGCCACAATGTATACCAGCCACCATCACTATATCTCCCCCCTCTGACTGTACCACCGTCCACTTACCCCTTTTCGATCCCCCAATACCACACCCACTCTATACCGTCACAAGCAAAGCTCCGTTTCtaaccaccatctccctccccttgttCCCCCTTTCTAGAAAACTCTTCGAACGCACCCCAAACGAAACAACAATCTACCTCGGCCCCTGGGAAGTCCTCGGCCCTTCCCCCCGCCGCATAGTCTGGCAGTGCTCCTACGAAGGCGACACACTAGAACACTACCTCCCCTCCGAcacgccctcctccccacacTCGCACCCATACAccctccactcccaccaccggcgctactcctccccccacgAGCTCGAGCTCTtcgtctccttccccctcgaGCCCCACCGCATCCGCTACATCTCCCACACAGACGGCCTCACCTGCGATGACTTTATCGAGGTCAAGTACGAGTTCACCACCTTGGAGTCCTCCCTCAATTTCCAGTCCGATCTTCGCCAGAGAGACCTAGTGGACTGGTtcgacgtcgacgtcgtCTGGTCCGACGTCCACCGCAGGACTGATTCCTACGGCAACGTCCGTGGGCTGGGAACGATTCAAAGGATGAAGCTCTGGAGGGACAGGCATTCGAGCTTTCACTATCTAAGCGTGTATGCTAACCacaggaggagatggaaggagTACCTGGTTGACAACTTTGAGAGGGAGTTTCGGCAACGGGATGATCGGCATAGACGGTTACAGCTCACAGCCAAAGCCGCGGGGAGTGGGGGGCaagggcggagggggagcgcGGCTTCGGGAAGTAGTGGTGAGCAACAACcgccgcaacagcaacctcctGCTCGCCGATTCTCGGCTGCGTCCTTGTTTCTGGGGTCTAGTAGGCGAggggggagcagcagcaacagcagcagttcTTCCCAGCAGGCTAACGGTGGTGCGGCTTCTACAGCGTCGCAGAACGATCCGGACATTCGATATCTCGGGATTCAGTTTTCGAGAAATGGTAATGTACAGCCGGGGACTGAAGGTAAATAGATATCTGCATTCATGCAGGGCGTTAGGTGTGACTGAAAAAAGGAGCAGTTGCTGACCAGATGTCTTCTTGTCAAGACTACAACAGGTTCATCGTACGGTGGGAGGCGGCCCACGATGCTGATAGCCAGTTTGAGACACCATACCCGACAGAGCCTGTCGAGCTGCAATCACCATACATAAACGGTCAAGAGGTGCCTAGGGAGTTTACGTTACCCTATGTTAACGGGGTACACGGGATAGCAGAACTTCCTTCACCTGAGCTGCTGGGGCTTCCCCCAGTAGCGGAATCGGTTGATGGACGTGAATTTGACGGAACACAGTAGTGTCATGGATAGTTGAAGTTTTAAAAAGCGTTGAATATACCCTTTGAGCATCAAcagttttttgttttgctaCCGAGACAAATTGGAGAAGTTGAATCTTGAATAAAAGATGATGGCGCCCAGACAAGCCAAGCCGGGAGGGAGCGAAGCAGGGGTATCTCGGTTTAGGACGAACTCCGGGGCCGAGACCGTTCGGACGGCCCCACTTATGCCTGTCACGCCAAGCGGCCGGTGACAGCCCCCCACACAAACAGCCAAGTCCCGCAGACGTCATCCACGTTGTGAACCGTTGCGGTGCCTATCAGCCCACCGccttggtgttgggtggACTCACCTGATATCAGACTGCCTGATTCCCGGCGACGTCCATCAATGAGAACACTTGATATATTCCTTCCAATAACATTCAGCCGTCCTTTTGCAGAGTGGCATGACACCTTCAAGCCTTGTCTTTTGCCGTATAAATCGCACTCGTCCTTGTTGCACTTGCTTTTGTTCTTGAAGCCAGTTCTGAAATTGTATGTGTTTTCTGCCTTTTTTGACGCAACTACTGCAGCAAGTTACCGCGGAACTTGTACCATACAGTCAGCTATTTCATTAGAAACACAAcaatgaagaagaagatcgcCTTGTCAGTCAACGCCGGATCCTCCTCGGTGAAGGTCTCGGTGTATGATGTAGAGTTTGGTCAGGCACCAGTCCAGCTCGCAGAAGCTCAGATCAGTGGTTTGACATCACcgccccccaccctcaaGTATGTCCGAGATGGGAAGACGgtcatcaaggccaaggaggtggacgatAACATAGAGGGCCAGCGCGATGCCTTCTCCCTTCTGTTGGAAACTTTGGTCGAAGATGAGGACCTCCCCCAGATCAAGAGCAAGGAAGACATTGGCATCGTCTGCCATCGAATCGTCCATGGCGGCGACTACAGCAAGCCGCAACTGATATCCAATGAAACCTACGAACACCTCGAGAACCTGAACGACTTGGCTCCTCTCCACAATGCAAACAGTCTGGGTATTGTCCAGCTTTGCATCCGTGCCTTGCCAACGGCAAACAACGTGGCCTGCTTCGACAGTCAGTTCCATTCAACCATCCCAGAGCACATTCGCACTTACCCCATCAACCGTGACATTGCTCGAAGCAATAAACTGCGGAAATACGGATTCCACGGCATAAGCTACGCCTTCATCACACGCTCAGCCACCGAGTTTCTGGGAAAGGAGCCCGATGAGGTAAACATGAtcgccctccacctcggATCCGGAGCCAGCGCCTGTGCCATCAAAAACGGCAAAAGCTGGGACACCAGCATGGGGCTGACCCccctcgccggcctcccAGGCGCCACACGTAGCGGAAGTGTTGATCCCAGGTGAGCctttactttctttttcccaTTGATGCCACGAAAAGGcccacacaccaccacccccaacccatcactaactctcccccctctctttcccCACGGAACAGCCTAGTATTCCACTACGCCTCCGACGTAGGCAAACTCTCCCCCGCCTCAACCTCAGAGCTCCACATCTCCCGCGCCGAAGAAATCCTCAACAAAGAATCCGGCTGGAAAGCCCTCACCGGCACAACAGACTTTGGCAAAATCActtccttggccttttcctcctcctcctcctcctcctcctccgacgacgacgactatGACCACGAAGTGATGAAGCTAGCCTTTGACCTTTTTGTCGACCGCATCTGCGGCTTCATCGGCTCGTACTACGTCTCCCTCCGCGGCAAAGTCGACGCTCTAGTCTTTGCCGGCGGCATAGGCGAGAAGAGCCCCCAGCTTCGAGCCGCGGTCGTGGACCAGATCAGTTGCTTGGGGTTTCAGATTGACGACGaggtcaacaacaacgaaaTCAGgaatgtggtggaggaagtgggtaaaaagggggggttggacgagccgagggtgttggttgtGCAGACGGATGAGCAGTttgagatggcgagggcgtGTGCAGAGGATGCGGAGTTTTGGTAAAAGGAAAAAGATAAAATGATGATGACATGGCGTGATGATAAATGAGGAGAAGGGTAAATCTGGGGTTGGTTCTTTTTTGTTGAGAGCGGGCAGTTTGTTAGTCAGGGCTGTTTcaaggttttttttttttttatacctAGGCAGAAAaccttatttttttttccttctgtCAGTCACAAGTCGCACATGCTTCGAGACCTACCTTACCCCGTTCTGCCAACCCCTTCTGTCAGATGTCTGGCTTGAGACCAGTGTATGACCTGAGCGTACTGCTGTCAAAGTTGACGCCCCAGGGCTTCACAACGTCGCACATGATCTTCGGGGTTATTCCCTGCCTTGGGCATCTTTGATTCAGGGTAGACGTGGGAAATCCCCGACCGGCATGCATGTCACACACAGGGAATAGCAGTAATAAACTCAGAGAAATGGTCAAAATGGGGTCAACTGCTTTCATTGCCCGGCATCTCTGCCGCAGTGGATGTGCGCAGAATACTAAATACTAACAATTCACTCATCGCTGTCTTTTCATGTCCTCTTGTCCTCAATGACTTTGACATC from Podospora pseudoanserina strain CBS 124.78 chromosome 1, whole genome shotgun sequence includes:
- a CDS encoding hypothetical protein (EggNog:ENOG503P132), which codes for MAGASGSSSSFNSSAFGGVPPSSHGQHSSPLYSTFTPTSAAISALTAESSLAQSPLGSLDLGPPGYHATIKLFERTPNETTIYLGPWEVLGPSPRRIVWQCSYEGDTLEHYLPSDTPSSPHSHPYTLHSHHRRYSSPHELELFVSFPLEPHRIRYISHTDGLTCDDFIEVKYEFTTLESSLNFQSDLRQRDLVDWFDVDVVWSDVHRRTDSYGNVRGLGTIQRMKLWRDRHSSFHYLSVYANHRRRWKEYLVDNFEREFRQRDDRHRRLQLTAKAAGSGGQGRRGSAASGSSGEQQPPQQQPPARRFSAASLFLGSSRRGGSSSNSSSSSQQANGGAASTASQNDPDIRYLGIQFSRNGNVQPGTEDYNRFIVRWEAAHDADSQFETPYPTEPVELQSPYINGQEVPREFTLPYVNGVHGIAELPSPELLGLPPVAESVDGREFDGTQ
- a CDS encoding hypothetical protein (COG:F; EggNog:ENOG503NZJA); this encodes MKKKIALSVNAGSSSVKVSVYDVEFGQAPVQLAEAQISGLTSPPPTLKYVRDGKTVIKAKEVDDNIEGQRDAFSLLLETLVEDEDLPQIKSKEDIGIVCHRIVHGGDYSKPQLISNETYEHLENLNDLAPLHNANSLGIVQLCIRALPTANNVACFDSQFHSTIPEHIRTYPINRDIARSNKLRKYGFHGISYAFITRSATEFLGKEPDEVNMIALHLGSGASACAIKNGKSWDTSMGLTPLAGLPGATRSGSVDPSLVFHYASDVGKLSPASTSELHISRAEEILNKESGWKALTGTTDFGKITSLAFSSSSSSSSSDDDDYDHEVMKLAFDLFVDRICGFIGSYYVSLRGKVDALVFAGGIGEKSPQLRAAVVDQISCLGFQIDDEVNNNEIRNVVEEVGKKGGLDEPRVLVVQTDEQFEMARACAEDAEFW